CAAGTCCACGATCTCCGCGATCACCGACAGTGTGATGGCTGGCATGGCGGAATGGCAGAACCGCCCGCTGGACAGCGTCTACCCGGTCGTCTTCATCGATTGTGTGAACGTGAAGGTCAGGGACGGGCAGGTCGCCAACCGGCCTGTCTACATGGCGGTGGCGGTCACTGCCGAGGGGCATCGGGACATTCTGGGTCTGTGGATCGGCGACGGCGGGGAGGGCGCAAAGTACTGGCTCCAGGTCCTGACCGAGATCAAGAATCGCGGCGCGGCTGATGTCCTGATGCTGGTCTGTGACGGCCTGACCGGCCTGCCGGACGCCGTGAACACCGTCTGGCCTGCGACGATCGTCCAGACCTGTGTCGTTCACCTGCTGCGGAACAGCTTTCGTTACGCGGCCCGGCAGGACTGGGAGAAGATCGCGAGGGCGCTCAGGCCCGTCTACACCGCGGCAACCGAGGACGCCGCCCTGGAGCGGTTTGTGGAGTTCACCGACGCCTGGAGCAAAAAGTATCCGGCGATCGTTCGCCTCTGGGAGGCGGCCTGGGCGGAGTTCGTGCCCTTCCTCCAGTTCGACGTGGAGATCCGCAAGATCGTCTGCACCACCAACGCGATCGAGAGTATCAACGCGCGGATCCGCAGGGCCGTCCGGGCCCGGGGGCACTTCCCCACCGACCAGGCCGCCCTCAAATGCGTCTACCTGGCCGTCATGAGCCTGGACCCGACCGGCACCGGACGCAAACGCTGGACCATGCGCTGGAAGGCCGCACTCCAAGCCTTCGACATCACCTTCGACGGCCGGCTCACCGCCGGACGCCGCTGAAGAAAACCGACCGAGTTCCACCGTTTGCTACACAGACCCCAGCTCTGACCAGCAGCGATAGCGAACTGCAACTGGAGTACTAGGACCTGGACGTTGGTGATCACGGCGCGGTCGGCGTTCGCGAAGTGGTCAAGAGGTTGCGCGCGTTGGTCGGGGGTGTGGTTGCCGTTGGTTGACGATACGGACAGGGTGCCGGCCCAGGAGGGGCGCTGTTCGGTGGGGAGGGTGCACAGGGTGTGGCCGAATTGGCGGGCGAAGTCTTCTGCGTCGGCGACTTGTTGGGAGTAAACGATCACATGCTTGAGGTCGTGGGTGGTCATCGCTTTGAGGACGCCCAGGTGCAGGGCCGTCGTCCGGCGGGCGGTCGGGGACGGGGACTCCCACGTCGGTGCGGTCGACGCGGTGCGCTTCGGGCGCGGGCGGGTGTCCCGGGGCCTCGGCCAGGCGGGGGGCTTCCCACTCGTACGGGGTCGCGGTAGGTAGAGGCGGCGCTCGATGCGGATCCGGGAGGAGTCGTGGACCATCGTCCACTCCTTGTCCCAACTGCCCGCGGTACGGTGCGCCTCGTCGACGACCGTGAGATCGAAGGTGGGTGCAGGGAAGATGGAGTGCTGGATTTCCTCGATCCGCGAGAGAGAGTCCAAGGTGACGAACACAGTCGCCGGCTCGTTCTTCTTAGCGCGCTGGGCCAGCCAGTACGCCAGGTACCCCCCGAACCTGTGCTGCTCGCTCCTGCTTCGGCGAGCGCGGGGGGCTTGTCGGCGTTCAGCGACGACACCGCCATCAACGCCTCCCTCCGCCCGTCCGCGCGAGCAGCCGCCGCCCACTGGCCGATCGAATCCCGGCTGGGCTACCACCACCAGCAGAAACCCGACGTTCAGGGCCTTTGCCGTAGGAGGGCAATCAGCGTCTTACCCGTCCCGCACGCGGAGACCATGTGCCCGCGACTCCCGGGCTTTTTCAGCCCGCGTGCCCCGCTGTCCACGGCCGCCTGCTGATCCGCGCGCAGCACCCGACGGGCGGGAACGGGGGTGTCGGCTGCGAGTGCCATGAGCGCCGTGGCGGAATCGGGGGCGGAAGGAGTCACGGGCGACCTCGAGCTCGCAGCGGAAACGGGCACGCCTATCCTCCCGGATCGACCGGGCCGGCCTGGCGGAAACGGACCGATCGCAAGCTCCAGTGAGGATGTGCTCCTGCGGCGGTGTCACCGTGGCGGGAGTGAGGCGAGGTGGGACCGTACCCGTCGGCTGAGCAGTGTTGCGCAGCGGGTGTCGCGCACGAGTGCGGCCAGGTTGTGCCACACGGTCTGGCGGATGTCCCTGGGTGTTGTTCGGTGGTGGCGTGCGAGGGTCTGTTCAACGGCGGTGACGTTGCCGGGCAGTGGCTGGGCGGAGCTGCGGTCGCCGAAGGGGTGGTCGGTCTCGGTCAGTACACGGTCGAGAGGAATGGTCTGCAGCAGAGCGGTCTTGCGTGCGGCGGAGGCGTTGACGGAGAAGTAGCAGCCCAGGCGGACGGCGCGGGCGGTCTGCTCCGGGTCTCCGAGCCACCAGTGGAGAACCATGCCGGGGGCCGGGGACCGTTCCAGTTCGTCCAGCACCTGCTCGCAGGCGACGTAGCTGTGAATGCTGGCGATGCGCGGGGTTCGCGCCAGGACGTCGAGGACGTTGCGGAGGGTGGTCTGTTGGTTCTCGAGCGGGACGCGACTCCTGCCGTCGAGTCCGATCTCGCTGACCAGCGGGGTGTGGTCGATCAGTTGAGTGAAGGTGTTGGGGTCGAAGCCGGTGTGGCTGCGGGCGAGTCCGGGGTGGGCGCCGACTCCCCAGATGATCCGGTCATCGTGTCGCTGGACGGCTCGGGCGGCCTCGGGCAGGGACCGGGTGGCGGCGAAGATGACGGCGCCCAGGCCAGCGAGGTCGTCGACCGGGACGCTGGTGTCGATGTGTGCGTGCAGGTCCAGCGGTGGCAGTGCGCTCGTCCTCATGATGGGTACAGCAGCTCCAGTTCCGCGACGCCCCGCCGGCACAGCTCGTAGGCCTGGCGGGTGGGGTAGTCGGAGGGCAGGTTCAGGGTGGTGATGTCAGCTGGGCGCAGGCCGCGGGCGAGGAAGGTGCGCAGTGAGGCTTCGACCGACTTGTCGGCCAGGTAGGCGCTGAGGTGTGCGTCATGGCGAGTGTGGAGGTAATCGGTCGTGTCCTCGAGCTGGGCGGCGTGGAAGGAGGCGCGGCGCAGCAGGCAGCCGAAGCACACGCCGCAGTGCGTGCGCACGGGGATGCGGTGGGTGCGGTGTCCAGTGTGGGCGCAGGAGTGGGTGCTGCTGAGCAGCCGGGCGGCCGGGCCGGTGCCGACGAGTCCGGCGGCCAGGGTGAACATCTCGCCCTTGGTGCGGGCGGCAAAGGGGTTGTGGATGACGGCGTGGGCTCCAGCGTCGTGGGCAATGGCGGCCAGGGTCTGCAGGAAGAGGGGGTGGGTGGTGCGGGTGGACACGGCGCCGCGCTGGTCAGGGGTGAGCGGCACGTTGAGAGAGGCGAAACCGTTCTCCGGGATCCACAGCGGCACCTTCTCCACCGCGGCGGTGGCCAGGCCCAGGGCGAGGAAGAGCAGGGAGCGGGTGCGGGTGGAGTACTCGTTGCGCAGTTTCACCCCGGTGGACTGATGGCTTTTGCGGGAGAACCGCAGCGGCTGGTGGAACTGCGGGGGGCCGTCGATGAGGTGGGCTATGTCGTCGGCGACGGCGCGTTGGATGGGGGCGAGGGTGGTGGCGCCGACATGGGAGAGCAGCAGGTGCTGCTCTGGCCCGAGGTCGTGGCGGGAGTAGAGGGCGCCGACCGCCGAGTCGGCGCCGCCGCTGAGGAGGACGACGCGCCGTATTCCAGGGTGCGGGGTGTCGTGGATGGTTTCTTGCGGGGTGGCGGTGTGGTGGAAGCGGATCGACCAGCGGTCTCCGGAGAGGAAGCCCAGGAGGGGTTCGAGGCGTTTACGCACTGCGTCCCAGCGGGCCGGGGCGTAGACGGGTACGTCCAGTTCGAAGGTGCGTTGGGTCCAGTTGGAGCGGTTGGCGCGGCGGCGGGTGGTGCGGTCGGCGGCATAGACCAGCGCGGCGAGGCGGACCAGTTCAATGTTGGGTTCGGGGACGGGGCCTAGTGCTCCCAGGCATGGTCCGAGGGTGGAGACGAAGGAACCGCCCGGGCCGGGTGGCCACCAGAAGGTGGTAGTGCTGTCGGGCTCGGGCCGGGAGGTGTCGGCGTCCAGGCGCAGGGTGTAGGCAGGCATCAGGGCTCCATCCAGATGGACCGCATCGCCTCGATGCCTTCTTCGACGGCTCGGGTGATCTCGGTGGTGCTGGGGCCGGTGATCGTGAGGGGGGTTCGCTCGACCAGGGCGCGTGCGGTTTCGCGGATTTGGCGTTCACCATCGGCGGTGGCCCAGGTGGGGCGGGAGCCGTCGTTCATCTTCGAGGCGGCCTCGCTGAGGATCGCCTCGGAGATGGTCAGGGCCAGGGTTTCCCGGACGACTTCCTCGGGAGTGGGGGGTGCGCTGTCAGTGCCTGCCTCCAGGACCCATTGGGCCACTTCGCTGGCGACGAAGCGGCGCTCCTCGTCCTCGATGGTGCCGTCGGCGAGTGGCCCGCAAGCGGCCTCCACGATCCGACGGGTCCAGTCGATCGGGTCGTCGGCTACGGCCTGCAGTTCCGCGTAGTCGAGGCCGAGTTCCTGCAGGGCCTGCTCGTTGCCGGTGCGGTAGGCGTAGGCCGCGGCCGCTGCGCGGCCTGCCGTACGGGAGGACTGCACGACTGTGCGCTGTGCCCCTCCCCCGGCTCGGCCCCCTCCGGATTCGGTGGCGCCTCCTGCTCCGCCGCCGGGGCCGTCGGCGTGGCCGCCGGAGGTCCGGAACAGGCCGAGGGCTGGGGCGAGTTGGTCCGGACTGAGCTGAGGGGCGGGTGTGCCGGGGTCGGAGCCTGTCAGGGCGTCGAGCCACTGGGTGATGTTGTGCTGCAGTTGTTTGCTGGCAGGTGTGCCATTTCCGGTGTAGGAGCCCTTGGTGCCCATCAGAGGCGGCTTCCTGCGCCCAGGGCGTGCTCCAGGGCACGCTTGGTCCGGGCCGGGTCGGCCGGGGCATGGGTCTTCCAGTGCTCCAGCACGCTGCGGAAGGCGGGGTCGGCAGCCGGGAGGGTCAGGATGGTGGCCGGCTCCAGTTCGCCAGCCGGGACGGACTGCAGGAGCCGGGTGGCCCGTTCAGTGGTGGCCGGGTAGGCGGTGACGATACGGACCATGCCGCGCACGGCCGCGCTCTGTTCGGCCGGGCGGTCCCGGCCTGCCCGGCCGAGGTACTCGACCAGGCTCAGGGCGTCGTCCTCGCCGAGTGCTTCGATGTCGGCGTCGGTCACCCGGTGCTGGTCGAAGCGCGCGGTGGACAGCAGGTTGGCCGCGATGTCCCGCAGCCGACCCGGCAGTCCGGCGTCGAGGAGCTGCTCGCCGGAGAACGCGGCCGCCAAGTAGAGGTAGGGGGCCAGGTCCACGGGGCCGAGACTCGGGGAAAGTTTGGCCCATCGGATCAGTTCGTCCTCGAAGGTGACCGGCTCGGTCTCGTCCGGCGCCGGGTTCTGCTCTCCTGTCGAGGGGGCGTCGTCGTCGGGCGAGGGGCCGACGTCCTGGGCTGGCTGGGGTTCGGGGGCGGGACGGCCGGCGGCCGCTTCCAGTTTGGCCATCCGGGAGCGCAGTTCGCCGCGGGCCAGCCATCCCAGGACGGTGGTGAAGGCGTCGGGCAGGAGCTTCTCCAGCACCATGAGCTTGGCCACAATGTCCGCCTCGAGGAGGATGCCGCGGTGGTCGGCGACGGACTGGCGCACCCGCAGGTCGTTGAGAAAGCGCTTGATGCGGCGGGGGCTGCCTTGGAGCTTCTCGTAGAGGATGGGCGTCATCCGTGAGGCAAAGGCCAGTTCGGCGGAGATGTCGTTGCCGTTCACGGTCGTGGCCAGGTCGTCCAGCAGTCCCTTCTCCCGGCGCAGGCGTACGCAGGCCGCGATGTAGGGGGTGAGCTCCTCGTCGGGCAGGCGCTGGAGAAGTTGCAGCAGGACGAGGAAGGCTTCGGTGTCGAAGCGGCTCAGGGTGGGCAGCGGCACCGTGGTCTGCACAATCTTGTGCAGGTAGAGGCTGGCAGGTTCCTCGAAGTACCGCTCGTCTGCTCCCTGCTGTGTGCTGCCGGGGGCGGCAAAGCGGGCACGCAGGGCGTCGGCCACCCGGTGCTCGTCCGCGGCAACGACGAACGCCATCTTGGGCACCGCCAGGAACAGTCGGATGGTCTCGAGTGTGTCCACGACCGTTTCGGGCAGGCAGCGGTCGAGGTCGTCGACGAGGACGACGACGCGCTTGAGGTGGCTGAGCTCGGCGGACTCCATCAGCGTGCAGAACTCGCTGCGGAATTCCTCCAGTCCGCGGGACGGAGGGTCTGCGGCGTCGGCGTCCTGGCTGCTGGGTTCGATGTTGATCAAGCTGGTGAGGTCGTCGACGGAGGGCAGCTGCAGGGTCAGCGACGTCTTGGCCGCCACCTGCAGGGCCTTGGCCCAGTCGACCCGCCGGCGCAGCGTAGTCAGCACCGCCCGGGCACGGCTGCGGGCCTGTCCCGGCTGTTCTTTCTGGGCGAGTTCGGCGGCGACGGCGCTGAGCACCTCGCCGATCAGGGTTTCCTTGGCGCTGACACCGGGGTCGTAGCGCCACGGATCCGTGCTGATCACGAGAACGGTGGCGTCGGTCCTGGGCTGCGGGGCGAGCTCGTCCTCGATCAGTCGGAGCACCGTGGTCTTGCCGCTCCCCCAGGCACCCGAGACCCCGACGGTCACCGGGTCGAGGGCGTCGTCGAGTACGGCCTGGACCACGGTCTTGGCCACCGCGTCGAACGACAGAAGATCCAGGTGTGTCGGCTCGTCCGACCACAGCTGTGCAGACATGTTGCTCTTGCCCATCCCCCGGGCCTGCGACCTTTTCGTCTCAGGCGGTCCCCACACCAGCACTGTGCACCTGGGTTTTCCCGAATGTGCAGCGAACGCACACAATAACCCTCGTTTCATCCTCAACAACAGCAAGAGAAATATTCGTTGCGGACACCACTGCATCACGATCTTCGGTCCGAGGGCGCGGTCATGGCCGACCGCCCTGCCGCTGCCCCGGTGCGAGCCCGGTACGGGCGGTGGAGCAGCAGGCCGGCCCAGGCCTTCCTTAAGCAGGTGGGCGTGGTGGAGGGCAGGATGAGCCTCGGCGATGAACTCCAGCTGCCCGTATTGGCGTGCGGTGAGGTCTTCGGGGTTCTTCCACAGCGCGAGCCGGGCGTTCTTCCACGCCTTGGTCCCGGCAATGGTCCATCCCTTGCCGCCCGGCTCGGCTTTCCATCCCGACCGGTGCGTTTCAAAAGAAATCCGCCGGGACGGGGCACCCGGGTGCCCGGCCCCGGCGTGGGGGGGGTCGGGCTCAAGGCTTACTTAAGCAGGGTCTTGGTGGCGCGCCGCTCGTCCATCGCCTTGTAGCCCTCGGCGACCTGCTCCAGCGGCAGGGTAAGGTCGAAGACCTTCCCGGGGTTGATGCGGCCGGACAGGACGCGGTAGATCAGGTCGGGCAGGTAGCCGCGGACCGGGGCCGGGCCGCCGCGCAGGCCGACGTGGAAGAGAACAGCTCCTGGCCGTCGATCGCGACCTCGTGCGGGATGCCGACGAAGCCGAGCCGCCCAGGCGAGTTGGCTGCCGACGTCCCGGGAAGCGGTTCAGGTCGTCATGAGGCGGTGGTAGTCCTCGATGCGCTGGACCAGGTCGTCTTCGGAGATGCGGGTGAAGGCGCTCATCCGGGCGGGGGTGAGGCCGCTGATCAGGCCGGTCAGCGCGAGTTCGCACAGGGCCTGGTCGATGCGGGCCCGGGCAGCGCCGAGACTGACCAGGCCCAGCTCGGCGCCGTCCGCGGCCGGCATCGCCCCCTCGATGGCCAGGCCGGCCAGGTCACGCACCGCATCGGTGATCAGCCCGGTGACGAATTCCGCCTTGTCCAAGCCGGCGGCACCCGCCCAGGTGCGCTCGTAAGAGGCCGGTCCGGCCGGGCCGGCGCCGGCGTGCTGCGCGCGGTACGCGGTGATGTACTGCCACACCCACCGGTAGGTCACCGGGCACCGGCTGGTGCGCAAGGTCAGCTCCCGGTACAGCTCGAACACCTCACGGCGCTGCTCGGGCGCCTTGGCCCGGTCTTCTTCCAGCAGCATCTCCAAGCACTGGCGGACCTCGGCGAGCTCTTCCTCGTCGGCCGGGATGTCGAGCGTGATGGGCGGCACGGTCGTAAGCGCTTCCATGACCATCCGGCGGCCCACGCCGTGGCGCTTGGCTAGGGCCTCGGGCAGCCTCTGGCCCGCCTGGTGGTCGCGGCGGATCGCGTCGAGGAGTTCGGGGTCCGGCTCGGGCATCGTCTGCTCCCTGATCTTTGTCAGCGGGTTGTCGGGGTGGAACGGCTCTTGCGTGTGCTGCCCGGCCGTGTGCGGGCTCCTCCGCGCCGCGGACCGGGCGCCTCCATCTCGTGCAGTTCGCAGGCGCGGGCGGCTTCGACCACGGCCTGCTGGTCCCAGCTACTCAGCCGCAGCGGCCCTTCGCCGCGGATCCGGTCCAGGTTCACGAAGCAGCGCGCGGTCTCGAGGAGTCCTGCGGCCCACGCCGGTATCTGCGCCGGGCGGCCAGAGGGTGTCCGGGAGTCGGACGGTGGCGCGGTGGGGCCGGGCAGCTGGGTCTGCGGGCGGCCGGTGA
The sequence above is drawn from the Streptomyces sp. TS71-3 genome and encodes:
- a CDS encoding P-loop NTPase fold protein; protein product: MSAQLWSDEPTHLDLLSFDAVAKTVVQAVLDDALDPVTVGVSGAWGSGKTTVLRLIEDELAPQPRTDATVLVISTDPWRYDPGVSAKETLIGEVLSAVAAELAQKEQPGQARSRARAVLTTLRRRVDWAKALQVAAKTSLTLQLPSVDDLTSLINIEPSSQDADAADPPSRGLEEFRSEFCTLMESAELSHLKRVVVLVDDLDRCLPETVVDTLETIRLFLAVPKMAFVVAADEHRVADALRARFAAPGSTQQGADERYFEEPASLYLHKIVQTTVPLPTLSRFDTEAFLVLLQLLQRLPDEELTPYIAACVRLRREKGLLDDLATTVNGNDISAELAFASRMTPILYEKLQGSPRRIKRFLNDLRVRQSVADHRGILLEADIVAKLMVLEKLLPDAFTTVLGWLARGELRSRMAKLEAAAGRPAPEPQPAQDVGPSPDDDAPSTGEQNPAPDETEPVTFEDELIRWAKLSPSLGPVDLAPYLYLAAAFSGEQLLDAGLPGRLRDIAANLLSTARFDQHRVTDADIEALGEDDALSLVEYLGRAGRDRPAEQSAAVRGMVRIVTAYPATTERATRLLQSVPAGELEPATILTLPAADPAFRSVLEHWKTHAPADPARTKRALEHALGAGSRL
- a CDS encoding TatD family hydrolase; this encodes MRTSALPPLDLHAHIDTSVPVDDLAGLGAVIFAATRSLPEAARAVQRHDDRIIWGVGAHPGLARSHTGFDPNTFTQLIDHTPLVSEIGLDGRSRVPLENQQTTLRNVLDVLARTPRIASIHSYVACEQVLDELERSPAPGMVLHWWLGDPEQTARAVRLGCYFSVNASAARKTALLQTIPLDRVLTETDHPFGDRSSAQPLPGNVTAVEQTLARHHRTTPRDIRQTVWHNLAALVRDTRCATLLSRRVRSHLASLPPR
- a CDS encoding IS256 family transposase — encoded protein: MTDVTSGSEAGKAPVSGTGAVDDGLVAELVARAQAGGVKLTGEGGLLQLLTKRVLESALEGELTDHLGHQPGERAEGGRDNYRNGHRSKTVVTESGPVEISVPRDRAGSFEPQLVKKRQRRLGGVDEMVLSLSAKGLTHGEISAHLAEVYGTEISKSTISAITDSVMAGMAEWQNRPLDSVYPVVFIDCVNVKVRDGQVANRPVYMAVAVTAEGHRDILGLWIGDGGEGAKYWLQVLTEIKNRGAADVLMLVCDGLTGLPDAVNTVWPATIVQTCVVHLLRNSFRYAARQDWEKIARALRPVYTAATEDAALERFVEFTDAWSKKYPAIVRLWEAAWAEFVPFLQFDVEIRKIVCTTNAIESINARIRRAVRARGHFPTDQAALKCVYLAVMSLDPTGTGRKRWTMRWKAALQAFDITFDGRLTAGRR